Proteins from a genomic interval of Zingiber officinale cultivar Zhangliang chromosome 2A, Zo_v1.1, whole genome shotgun sequence:
- the LOC122043600 gene encoding probable protein S-acyltransferase 22 → MVFALLLLILQWAVGMLVLILCFVERRRFSAEIVSKLGSSFSLAPFIIVVAVCTLLAMVATLPVAQLFFFHILLIKKGISTYDYIIALREQDQEQEQLAVGGQQSPQMSQVSSFTGLSSTSSFNQFHRGAWCTPPRLFLEDQVSYFHYLESYCECNLPWLRLF, encoded by the exons aTGGTGTTTGCTCTTCTCTTG CTTATTCTGCAGTGGGCTGTTGGGATGCTTGTGCTGATACTGTGTTTTGTTGAGAGAAGGAGATTTTCTGCTGAAATTGTTTCAAAGCTGGGTAGTAGCTTTTCCTTGGCACCCTTTATCATTGTGGTG GCTGTGTGCACTTTATTAGCCATGGTTGCTACTCTTCCAGTTGCACAACTTTTCTTCTTccatattcttttaataaaaaag GGAATCAGCACCTATGATTACATTATTGCTTTGAGGGAGCAAGATCAGGAGCAGGAGCAACTTGCTGTTGGTGGGCAGCAAAGTCCGCAAATGTCCCAAGTGAGCTCTTTTACTGGACTAAGCAGCACCAGTTCTTTCAATCAATTCCATCGGGGTGCATGGTGTACTCCGCCAAGATTATTCCTTGAGGATCAggtatcatactttcattatttAGAAAGTTATTGTGAATGTAATTTACCATGGTTAAgattattttga